The Prinia subflava isolate CZ2003 ecotype Zambia chromosome 5, Cam_Psub_1.2, whole genome shotgun sequence genome window below encodes:
- the LOC134550527 gene encoding myosin heavy chain IB-like, whose amino-acid sequence MRGGAGAGPGRDRDAEPERARAGIGTRSRSGPGPGAPGRTRGRCAGSAGAERERQWRSPGSGGAGPGTAGETAAGSEKPLGLTQRQGTFEMERAGASGCEKGKLKMGNVQARGAEKNRSF is encoded by the exons ATGAGGGGAGGAGCGGGAGCGGGCCCGGGCCGGGATCGGGACGCGGAGCCGGAGCGGGCCCGGGCCGGGATCGGGACGCGGAGCCGGAGCGGGCCCGGGCCAGGCGCTCCCGGCAGGACCCGCGGCCGCTGTGCCGGGAGCGCAGGCGCGGAGCGGGAGCGGCAATGGCGgagcccggggagcggcggggccgggccggggacagcgggggagACTGCGGCGGGCTCGGAG AAACCTCTGGGGCTGACACAAAGACAAGGAACCTTTGAGATGGAAAGAGCCGGAGCAAGTGGatgtgagaaaggaaaattaaagatg GGAAACGTTCAGGCAAGAGGTGCCGAAAAGAACCGGAGTTTCTGA